The Candidatus Koribacter versatilis Ellin345 genome has a segment encoding these proteins:
- a CDS encoding 3' terminal RNA ribose 2'-O-methyltransferase Hen1 — MRDVGSIITAAAGLGAKLVLRPHRNLLPSCYSRYVARMLLTITNERTPATDLGYLLHKSPERLHSFSLAYGKAHIFYPEATPERCTVALLLEIDPIGLVRNRRGPSGDNHSLEHYVNDRPYVASSFLSVALARVLGTAMAGKSKHRAGLVDEPLPLTAKLAVIFSRGGEEAIRKLFAPLGYEVKAERHPLDENFPEWGQGPYYALELRKEVTVRELLNHLYVLIPVLDPDKHYWVGDDEVDKLLRKGEGWLKTHPERDYIVRRYLKRRGRLTRMALARLVDETPDPDAELEKKTQQEEEIEKPLKLHEQRLNAVAEKLKEAGAQRVVDLGCGEGKLLRALLKEKQFKEIFGMDVSYRSLEIAADRLKLETMPPTQKKRIQLVQGSLMYRDKRIAGFDGATVVEVIEHLDEPRLAAFERVLFDFAKPSTVVITTPNSEYNVKFETLPAGQMRHKDHRFEWTRAQFQDWATALAARYGYTVSFFPIGDEDQVVGAPSQMGVFQR; from the coding sequence ATGAGGGACGTCGGTTCGATTATAACGGCTGCTGCCGGATTGGGCGCGAAGCTCGTGCTGCGACCGCATCGTAACTTGCTTCCATCCTGCTACTCACGATACGTTGCAAGAATGCTCCTCACCATCACCAATGAGCGTACACCGGCGACCGACCTGGGATACCTGCTGCACAAGAGCCCGGAGCGGCTCCATTCGTTCTCGCTCGCCTATGGTAAGGCCCACATTTTTTACCCCGAAGCGACGCCGGAACGCTGCACCGTCGCGCTGCTGCTGGAGATTGACCCCATCGGCCTGGTGCGCAATCGCCGCGGCCCCAGCGGAGATAATCATTCGCTCGAACACTACGTCAATGACCGTCCCTACGTCGCGTCGTCGTTCCTGAGCGTTGCCCTTGCGCGCGTGCTCGGCACCGCCATGGCGGGCAAGAGTAAACACCGCGCCGGCCTTGTGGACGAGCCGCTTCCACTCACCGCCAAGCTCGCCGTCATCTTCAGCCGTGGCGGCGAAGAGGCCATCCGCAAACTGTTTGCGCCGCTCGGTTACGAAGTGAAAGCCGAGCGCCATCCGCTGGATGAGAATTTCCCTGAGTGGGGACAAGGCCCGTACTACGCGCTCGAGTTGCGCAAGGAAGTCACTGTCCGCGAACTACTGAACCATCTCTACGTGCTGATTCCAGTACTCGATCCCGACAAGCACTACTGGGTTGGTGACGACGAAGTCGACAAGCTCCTGCGCAAGGGTGAAGGCTGGCTCAAAACTCATCCCGAGCGCGATTACATCGTGCGCCGCTACCTCAAGCGCCGCGGACGCCTTACCCGCATGGCGCTCGCTCGGCTCGTGGACGAAACGCCCGATCCCGATGCCGAGCTCGAAAAGAAGACGCAGCAGGAAGAAGAGATCGAAAAACCACTGAAGCTGCACGAACAGCGCCTAAACGCGGTCGCCGAAAAGTTGAAGGAGGCCGGCGCGCAGCGCGTGGTCGATCTCGGCTGCGGCGAAGGGAAGCTGCTTCGAGCGCTCTTGAAAGAGAAGCAGTTCAAAGAAATTTTCGGAATGGATGTGTCGTACCGCAGCCTGGAAATCGCCGCCGATCGCTTGAAACTCGAAACTATGCCCCCGACACAGAAGAAGCGCATTCAACTCGTGCAGGGCTCGCTCATGTATCGCGATAAGCGTATCGCCGGCTTCGATGGCGCTACTGTTGTAGAAGTCATCGAGCACCTCGATGAACCGCGCCTCGCTGCGTTCGAGCGGGTGCTCTTCGATTTCGCCAAGCCAAGTACGGTCGTCATTACCACCCCCAACTCGGAATACAACGTGAAGTTCGAGACCCTGCCCGCCGGACAGATGCGCCACAAAGACCACCGTTTCGAGTGGACGCGCGCGCAGTTCCAGGACTGGGCGACCGCGCTCGCCGCTCGTTACGGCTATACCGTGAGTTTCTTCCCGATCGGAGACGAGGACCAGGTAGTCGGTGCGCCAAGCCAGATGGGAGTCTTCCAGCGATGA
- a CDS encoding polynucleotide kinase-phosphatase has product MNFKLPEMSLVLLIGPSGCGKSTFARKHFKPTEVISSDFCRGLVSDDENDQSATKEAFDLLHYILRKRLAAGRLTVVDATNVQPESRKPLIEIAKEYHLFTAAIAFNFDEKICQDRNRNRPDRQFGAHVVRNQAQQMRRGLRGLEREGIRYLTILSSSDDADNLTIERQPLWTNKKHEHGPFDVIGDIHGCADELEDLLAQLGYRIERENGDYRITPPEGRRAIFLGDLVDRGPRIPDVLKIVMSMVNAGTAFCVPGNHDTKLLRWLGGKDVKIAHGLADTIQQFEAEPPEFKKTVAKFLDSLIGHYVLDGGKLVVAHAGMKESMQGRSSGAVRSFALFGETTGETDEFGLPVRFDWASEYRGSAMVVYGHTPVPQPQWLNNTINIDTGCVFGGGLTALRYPEKELVSVPARKTYYASPKPFLPKEDAPTLSQQHQLDDVLDIEDVIGKRVIATRLHGNITIREENAIAALEVMSRFATNPKWLIYLPPTMSPSETTKQPNLLEHPAEAFEYFRREGVAKVVCEQKHMGSRAVVIVCRDRDAAVRRFGITQDEIGVCYTRTGRRFFNDDRLERDFLARVQCAVEKARLWTELKTDWVCLDCELMPWSSKAQELLVRQYAPTGAAGRAALRETVAALRTASNRVAEIEPLIAEYDQRLTMVGQYVDAYRRYCWPVHSLLDLKLAPFHLLAAEGQVFTNRDHVWHMETLARLCAQDHELLLATPYRVIDLAERASEEEGIAWWEELTAAGGEGMVVKPVEFIARGKHLVQPAVKCRGREYLRIIYGPEYTAPEHLERLRSRGLGRKRSLALREFSLGVEALQRFAEHEPLRRVHECVFGVLALESEPVDPRL; this is encoded by the coding sequence ATGAACTTCAAGCTCCCTGAAATGTCGCTGGTGCTGCTCATTGGGCCGTCGGGCTGCGGGAAGTCCACGTTCGCACGCAAGCACTTCAAGCCCACCGAAGTCATCTCGTCCGACTTCTGCCGCGGCCTCGTCTCTGACGATGAAAACGATCAGTCCGCGACAAAAGAGGCGTTTGACCTGTTGCACTACATCCTGCGCAAGCGCCTTGCGGCTGGCCGCCTCACGGTTGTGGACGCAACCAACGTACAGCCGGAGTCGCGCAAGCCGCTGATCGAAATCGCGAAGGAATATCACCTCTTTACGGCGGCAATTGCTTTCAACTTCGACGAGAAAATCTGCCAGGATCGCAACCGAAACCGGCCGGACCGTCAGTTTGGCGCGCACGTCGTCCGCAACCAGGCGCAGCAGATGCGCCGCGGTCTGCGCGGCTTGGAACGCGAAGGCATTCGTTATCTCACGATTCTCTCGTCGTCGGACGACGCGGACAATCTCACCATCGAGCGCCAGCCGCTGTGGACGAACAAGAAGCACGAGCACGGACCGTTCGACGTCATTGGCGACATCCACGGCTGTGCGGACGAACTCGAAGATCTCCTCGCGCAGCTTGGCTATCGCATCGAGCGTGAGAACGGCGACTACCGCATCACGCCACCTGAGGGCCGTCGTGCCATCTTTCTTGGCGACCTCGTCGACCGTGGCCCGCGCATTCCCGATGTGCTCAAAATCGTAATGAGCATGGTGAATGCAGGCACCGCGTTTTGCGTTCCCGGCAATCATGATACGAAGCTGCTGCGCTGGCTCGGTGGCAAAGACGTCAAGATCGCTCACGGCTTGGCGGACACAATTCAACAGTTTGAAGCTGAGCCGCCAGAGTTCAAGAAGACAGTTGCGAAGTTCCTTGACTCGCTAATCGGCCACTACGTGCTCGACGGGGGCAAACTCGTGGTTGCGCACGCCGGCATGAAGGAAAGCATGCAAGGACGCAGCTCCGGCGCGGTGCGTTCGTTCGCGCTCTTCGGCGAAACCACTGGCGAGACCGACGAATTCGGCCTGCCCGTCCGCTTTGACTGGGCCTCGGAATATCGCGGCAGCGCCATGGTCGTGTACGGGCACACCCCGGTTCCGCAGCCGCAGTGGCTGAACAACACCATCAACATCGATACCGGCTGCGTCTTCGGCGGCGGCCTGACAGCGCTTCGATATCCGGAAAAAGAGCTGGTCTCAGTCCCGGCGCGCAAGACGTACTATGCATCTCCGAAGCCCTTCCTACCGAAGGAAGACGCGCCTACGCTCAGCCAGCAGCACCAGCTTGACGATGTGCTCGACATCGAGGACGTCATCGGCAAACGCGTGATTGCCACCCGGCTGCACGGTAACATCACCATTCGCGAAGAGAACGCCATCGCTGCGCTTGAAGTGATGAGCCGCTTTGCGACCAACCCGAAGTGGCTGATCTATCTGCCGCCAACCATGTCGCCCTCCGAGACGACCAAGCAGCCCAATCTGCTCGAGCATCCTGCGGAGGCCTTCGAGTACTTTCGGCGCGAGGGTGTGGCGAAGGTCGTCTGCGAGCAGAAGCACATGGGCTCGCGCGCGGTGGTCATCGTTTGCCGCGACCGCGATGCCGCGGTGCGCCGCTTTGGTATCACGCAGGATGAAATCGGAGTCTGCTACACCCGCACCGGGCGCCGTTTCTTCAACGACGATCGCCTTGAACGCGATTTTCTTGCGCGGGTGCAGTGTGCGGTGGAAAAGGCTCGGCTGTGGACGGAGCTGAAGACCGACTGGGTCTGCCTCGACTGCGAGCTGATGCCGTGGTCGTCGAAAGCACAGGAGCTTCTTGTCCGGCAATACGCTCCCACGGGCGCGGCAGGACGGGCGGCGCTGCGTGAGACCGTCGCCGCCCTGCGAACAGCGTCAAACCGGGTTGCGGAGATCGAGCCGCTCATTGCCGAATACGACCAGCGTCTGACGATGGTCGGCCAATACGTTGACGCCTATCGCCGCTACTGCTGGCCCGTGCACTCGCTGCTTGATCTCAAACTCGCGCCGTTCCACCTACTCGCCGCGGAAGGCCAGGTCTTTACCAACCGCGACCATGTTTGGCACATGGAGACGCTCGCCCGCTTGTGCGCGCAGGATCACGAACTGCTTCTCGCCACCCCCTACAGAGTCATCGATCTTGCCGAACGCGCCAGCGAGGAAGAAGGGATTGCCTGGTGGGAGGAACTGACCGCTGCCGGAGGCGAGGGCATGGTGGTCAAGCCGGTCGAGTTCATTGCGCGCGGCAAGCATCTTGTTCAGCCAGCGGTAAAGTGCCGCGGACGCGAATACCTGCGCATCATTTATGGGCCGGAATACACCGCGCCGGAACACCTTGAGCGCCTTCGCTCGCGCGGTTTGGGACGGAAACGCTCGCTGGCGCTGCGGGAGTTCTCGTTGGGAGTGGAGGCGTTGCAGCGCTTTGCCGAGCACGAACCGCTGCGCCGGGTGCATGAGTGTGTTTTCGGCGTGCTGGCGCTGGAGAGTGAACCGGTCGATCCACGGCTCTAG
- a CDS encoding STAS domain-containing protein — protein sequence MQLSLSTRTIEGIIIVDCAGRLVFGDESGALRETVKKLMPAYKQIVLNMKGVMYIDSGGLGTLISLYSSVRAGGGEMKLASLSAKTLELLSITKLLTVFDIRDTETDAVLSFAKSAGTH from the coding sequence ATGCAACTATCGCTTAGCACGCGCACCATCGAGGGCATCATTATTGTGGATTGTGCGGGTCGGCTGGTGTTTGGCGACGAGTCTGGTGCCCTGCGCGAAACTGTGAAAAAACTGATGCCCGCTTACAAGCAGATCGTCCTCAACATGAAGGGCGTGATGTACATCGATTCGGGCGGCCTCGGCACGCTGATCAGCCTCTATAGCTCGGTGCGCGCCGGCGGCGGCGAAATGAAGCTCGCTAGCCTCAGCGCCAAAACGCTTGAACTGCTCTCCATTACCAAGCTGCTGACCGTGTTCGATATTCGCGATACGGAGACAGACGCGGTGTTGTCGTTTGCGAAGTCGGCAGGAACGCACTAA
- the dut gene encoding dUTP diphosphatase, with protein sequence MLKVKRLSPHATLPTIGHPGEDIGYDLYASEDLTIAARGAAGVPTGVAIEFDPPAGGVVKTRSGMAKKRLMCNAGVIDAGYRGEIIVLMENLGDQEYEIKRGDKIAQLLEHPFLAKEVVEAELTDAARGAKGFGSTGK encoded by the coding sequence ATGCTGAAAGTGAAGCGCCTCTCGCCACACGCCACTCTTCCTACCATCGGCCATCCCGGCGAAGATATCGGCTACGACCTTTACGCCTCCGAAGACCTGACAATTGCTGCGCGTGGCGCGGCGGGCGTTCCGACTGGGGTCGCCATTGAATTTGATCCTCCGGCAGGTGGCGTGGTGAAAACGCGCTCGGGCATGGCAAAGAAACGCCTGATGTGCAATGCCGGTGTAATTGATGCCGGTTATCGGGGCGAGATCATCGTGCTGATGGAGAACCTTGGCGATCAGGAGTACGAGATCAAGCGCGGCGACAAGATCGCACAGTTGCTCGAACATCCGTTCCTGGCGAAGGAAGTGGTTGAAGCCGAACTAACAGATGCGGCGCGTGGGGCGAAAGGGTTTGGATCCACAGGGAAATGA
- a CDS encoding cystathionine beta-lyase produces MSVWTMSAFGNLSPQVLYTVAMKKSWKTKLIHGDSHAPEGFRSLVTPTYRGSTVLFPDAESVTDQWDQHRVGYTYGLYGTPTTLELAARVCELEDGEHTIITAGGQGAISLIQLSLLNAGDHILIPENIYGPNRKLAYSVLKRFGVEVTVYPPLIGAGIAELIKDNTRLVWCESPGSLTMEVQDVPAIAKAAHARGALVVLDNTWSSGIFFRAFDHGVDVEMQALTKYVAGHSDVLLGAITIRDRAIYEKLGNTYQVLGCAPSPDDCQLALRGMKTLGVRLAQIGSSALRVAQWLAARPEIETVLHPALPSCPGHEFWERDFTGSAGLFSIVFKSGPTKQQVQAFVNALELFEIGYSWGGVASLAVNYDLSHAKGRSEYGHRIVRLYIGLEEPEELIADLEQALGKI; encoded by the coding sequence GTGTCCGTTTGGACAATGTCCGCGTTCGGGAACCTCTCGCCGCAAGTTCTCTATACTGTCGCCATGAAGAAGAGTTGGAAGACAAAGCTGATCCACGGCGATAGCCATGCCCCGGAGGGATTCCGCTCGCTGGTAACTCCTACCTACCGCGGATCCACCGTGCTCTTCCCCGATGCTGAATCGGTTACGGACCAGTGGGACCAGCATCGCGTGGGCTACACCTACGGCCTCTACGGCACGCCGACGACGTTGGAACTCGCAGCACGCGTCTGCGAGCTCGAAGACGGCGAACACACCATCATCACCGCCGGAGGCCAGGGCGCGATTTCGCTCATCCAACTCTCGCTGCTCAATGCGGGTGACCACATCCTGATCCCCGAGAATATCTATGGCCCCAATCGCAAGTTGGCATATTCCGTTCTCAAGCGCTTCGGCGTGGAGGTCACGGTTTATCCGCCCTTGATCGGCGCGGGAATCGCAGAGTTGATCAAGGACAACACGCGTCTCGTCTGGTGCGAAAGTCCCGGCTCACTGACGATGGAAGTGCAAGATGTTCCTGCAATCGCGAAAGCGGCGCACGCCCGCGGCGCGCTGGTAGTGCTCGATAACACCTGGTCGTCTGGAATCTTTTTCCGGGCCTTCGACCACGGCGTTGACGTCGAGATGCAGGCGCTCACGAAATATGTCGCTGGCCACAGCGATGTTCTTCTTGGCGCAATTACTATTCGCGACCGCGCGATCTACGAAAAGCTCGGCAATACCTACCAGGTGCTCGGCTGCGCCCCATCGCCTGATGATTGCCAGCTCGCACTACGCGGCATGAAGACGCTCGGGGTGCGCCTCGCGCAGATTGGAAGTTCCGCCCTGAGGGTTGCGCAATGGCTCGCAGCGCGACCGGAAATCGAAACCGTGCTACATCCCGCGCTTCCCTCCTGTCCGGGCCACGAGTTCTGGGAGCGCGACTTCACTGGGTCGGCGGGATTGTTTTCGATCGTCTTTAAGTCCGGCCCCACGAAGCAACAGGTGCAGGCTTTTGTGAATGCACTGGAGCTTTTCGAGATCGGATATAGCTGGGGTGGAGTCGCAAGCCTCGCCGTCAATTACGACCTCAGCCACGCGAAGGGACGCTCGGAGTATGGCCATCGCATCGTGCGGCTGTATATAGGGTTGGAGGAACCGGAAGAGCTTATTGCGGATTTGGAGCAGGCACTCGGAAAGATCTAG
- a CDS encoding trans-sulfuration enzyme family protein → MPSEDLDISTLAIRGGRSLDSHASSILFPLYQTSTFVHDAVGVDKGFSYSRVSNPTVDALEKAIGVLEGTPPAVCFRTGMAAVTTLFLSVLRAGDHAVLSEVIYGGTMRLFREILDHLGITASFVDTSDAANVERAIRPETKIIFIETPGNPTLKLTDIAAVAEVAKRHSILLAVDNTFLTSLLQNVFELGADISLLSTTKYIDGHNATLGGSLATHDEKLLERFRLIRKTIGTTQAPFEAWLTLQGMKTLPARLKLHCENAQIIAEWLEAHPAVARVYFPGLDSCEQKALADKQQNAPGGMIAFELKAGFDATIRALNHVKLCSRAESLGGLETLITHPSSTTHADVEPQVRRALGISDGLVRLSVGLEAAQDIIADLEQAFEAAGCCPASEEVRNEVR, encoded by the coding sequence GTGCCTTCCGAAGACCTCGACATTTCCACTCTCGCCATTCGCGGCGGACGTTCGCTGGACTCTCATGCCAGCTCGATTTTGTTTCCGCTCTACCAGACCAGCACGTTTGTTCATGACGCCGTTGGCGTGGACAAAGGGTTCAGCTATTCGCGGGTGTCGAATCCGACCGTAGATGCCCTGGAGAAAGCCATCGGCGTGCTGGAAGGAACGCCTCCCGCCGTTTGCTTCCGCACGGGCATGGCGGCGGTGACCACCTTGTTCCTATCGGTGCTGCGCGCGGGCGACCATGCGGTGCTTTCGGAAGTGATCTACGGCGGGACGATGCGGCTCTTCCGCGAGATCCTCGATCACCTGGGAATCACGGCTTCGTTCGTGGACACGTCGGACGCAGCCAACGTGGAGCGGGCGATCCGGCCAGAGACGAAGATCATCTTCATTGAAACACCGGGCAATCCGACGCTGAAGCTCACCGACATTGCAGCCGTGGCGGAGGTCGCTAAACGGCATTCCATCCTGCTCGCGGTGGACAACACATTCCTGACGTCGCTGCTGCAAAACGTCTTCGAACTCGGAGCCGACATATCGCTTCTCTCGACGACGAAGTACATTGATGGCCATAACGCGACGCTCGGTGGATCACTCGCGACGCACGACGAAAAGTTGCTGGAGCGGTTCCGATTGATACGTAAGACCATAGGCACAACGCAAGCGCCCTTCGAAGCGTGGCTGACGTTGCAGGGAATGAAGACGCTGCCGGCTCGGTTGAAACTGCATTGCGAAAATGCGCAGATCATCGCGGAGTGGCTGGAGGCACATCCTGCCGTCGCTCGCGTTTACTTCCCGGGGCTCGATTCGTGTGAACAGAAAGCTCTTGCGGACAAGCAACAGAACGCACCCGGCGGAATGATTGCTTTCGAACTGAAAGCCGGATTTGACGCCACGATTCGAGCTCTGAACCACGTGAAGCTGTGCTCGCGAGCGGAGAGCCTCGGCGGGCTCGAGACGCTGATTACGCATCCTTCGTCTACCACACATGCGGATGTTGAGCCTCAGGTGCGACGGGCGCTGGGGATTTCGGATGGGTTGGTACGACTGTCCGTAGGATTGGAGGCCGCGCAAGACATCATTGCCGATCTCGAACAAGCATTTGAGGCGGCCGGGTGTTGTCCGGCATCGGAGGAGGTCCGCAATGAAGTTCGCTAG
- a CDS encoding cystathionine beta-lyase: MKFASRLVSFDPAPGDRYRPIATPIYQTATFEQEHADEFGEYDYSRSGNPTRTVLEKHLASLENGTRGFCFSSGMAAITTTTKLLRSGDDILADSDLYGGTCRLFTKVLEKTGISARYADAANLEQFAQQIRPETKLVYVETPTNPLLRVLDLRKLAEIAHANGAILCVDNSTMSPYLQNPLDLGADIVLHSATKYLGGHHDVTAGAIVVKDEELAKQVYFIQNAEGNGLSPFDCFLLLRGIKTLKLRVDCQQRNALTIAKFLASHPDVKKVYYPGLADHPGYELQRSQARGSGGVLSFTTGSVEVSKTVAELTKLFRITVSFGSVNSSISLPGNMSHASVPPQVLAQRDLPADLVRISVGIEDEEDLIADLDQALQVATGKTLAASTR, from the coding sequence ATGAAGTTCGCTAGCCGTCTCGTAAGTTTCGATCCCGCTCCGGGCGATCGCTATCGCCCCATCGCCACGCCGATATATCAGACGGCAACCTTTGAGCAGGAACACGCCGATGAATTCGGCGAATACGACTATTCGCGCAGCGGCAATCCCACGCGCACGGTGCTGGAAAAGCATCTGGCATCGCTGGAAAACGGGACCCGCGGCTTTTGCTTCTCGAGCGGCATGGCGGCGATAACCACCACGACCAAGCTTCTGCGCTCCGGCGACGACATTCTTGCCGACAGCGATCTCTACGGCGGAACCTGTCGTTTGTTTACCAAAGTCCTCGAGAAGACGGGTATTTCCGCGCGCTATGCCGACGCCGCGAATCTCGAGCAATTCGCGCAGCAGATCAGGCCGGAGACGAAGCTGGTCTATGTCGAGACGCCGACGAATCCGCTGCTCCGCGTGCTCGACTTACGCAAGCTCGCCGAGATAGCTCACGCGAATGGCGCGATTCTGTGCGTGGACAACAGCACGATGTCGCCGTACCTGCAGAATCCCCTCGATCTTGGCGCGGACATAGTGCTGCATTCGGCGACGAAATATCTCGGCGGCCATCATGATGTGACGGCTGGCGCGATCGTGGTGAAAGACGAGGAACTGGCGAAGCAGGTCTATTTCATCCAGAACGCGGAGGGCAATGGACTCTCGCCGTTCGATTGCTTCCTGCTGCTGCGCGGCATTAAGACCCTAAAGCTGCGCGTGGATTGCCAGCAGCGCAATGCGCTTACGATCGCGAAATTTCTGGCGTCGCATCCAGACGTGAAGAAGGTCTATTATCCGGGACTTGCCGATCATCCGGGATACGAATTGCAGCGGTCGCAGGCGCGCGGATCCGGAGGCGTATTGAGTTTTACGACTGGCTCGGTGGAAGTTTCGAAAACGGTCGCGGAACTGACGAAGCTTTTCCGGATTACCGTGAGCTTCGGCAGTGTGAATTCGTCCATCAGCTTGCCGGGGAACATGTCGCATGCGAGCGTTCCGCCGCAGGTCTTGGCGCAACGTGATCTTCCGGCAGACTTGGTGCGTATCTCGGTCGGGATTGAAGACGAAGAGGACCTGATTGCCGATCTCGATCAAGCGTTGCAAGTCGCGACGGGGAAGACATTGGCGGCAAGTACGCGGTGA
- a CDS encoding DUF1684 domain-containing protein: MRLLTFALICTLFVPAVAQTPKASAPNAWRHDLLQWRAKRAQKLSAPDGWLAVVGLDWLKPGDNKLGSDGTNDIKLPASSPAQLGVTRLDNNSLLLQPPSAGFAQDLTVNGTPPVTAVPLFADTDPQPSKLTVGTLFITIIHRGDRYGVRIKDSAARARVDFKGLHWYAPDPAYRVHAKYIPYDSPQTRTIPSVIGIDQTMAAPGLVEFTLNGQTLKLEPLLEKPDAKELFFVLRDTTSQTETYGAARSLYSELPSNSLSKPGEVWLDFNRLENPPCAFTQYATCPLPLPINKLQVPIRAGEKRYHD, from the coding sequence ATGAGGCTGCTTACGTTTGCTTTGATCTGTACCCTTTTCGTTCCGGCGGTCGCTCAAACGCCCAAGGCCTCGGCTCCGAATGCATGGCGGCATGACCTGCTGCAATGGCGCGCAAAGCGGGCGCAGAAGTTGTCCGCGCCCGATGGCTGGCTGGCGGTTGTAGGCTTGGATTGGCTGAAGCCTGGGGACAACAAACTTGGTTCCGATGGCACCAACGACATCAAACTGCCTGCATCATCGCCCGCACAGCTGGGGGTCACTCGCCTCGACAACAATTCCCTGCTGCTTCAGCCTCCGTCGGCCGGCTTCGCTCAAGACCTCACCGTTAACGGAACTCCTCCCGTCACAGCCGTTCCTCTATTTGCAGACACCGACCCACAGCCTTCGAAGCTGACGGTCGGCACTCTCTTCATCACGATCATTCATCGAGGAGACCGCTACGGGGTGCGAATAAAGGATTCGGCTGCTCGAGCGCGGGTCGATTTCAAGGGACTGCATTGGTACGCGCCGGATCCTGCTTATCGCGTCCACGCGAAGTACATTCCTTACGACAGTCCGCAGACGCGAACGATCCCGAGCGTTATCGGAATTGATCAGACCATGGCCGCTCCCGGCCTCGTCGAGTTCACACTGAATGGGCAGACATTGAAGCTCGAGCCTTTGCTCGAAAAGCCCGACGCCAAAGAACTCTTCTTCGTCCTGCGCGATACCACCAGCCAAACAGAAACCTACGGAGCAGCGCGGTCTCTCTACTCCGAGTTGCCGAGCAACAGCCTGTCGAAACCAGGCGAAGTGTGGCTCGACTTCAACCGGCTTGAGAACCCGCCGTGCGCCTTCACCCAGTACGCTACCTGTCCGTTACCGCTACCGATCAACAAGCTGCAAGTACCGATTCGCGCCGGTGAAAAGCGGTACCACGACTGA
- a CDS encoding YncE family protein, whose amino-acid sequence MRIALIPALLGLSLCGAAQSVDRVYTADQTSNTVSVIDPVANRLLGEIRLGENVPTAISPLYRGQLLVHGLGFSPDHKTIDVISIGSNAVTLIDTQSNTVKGTVYVGRSPHEGFFTSDGKELWVAVRGENYVSVIDPIAMKEVRRIETANGPGMVLFRPDGKLAFVPSSFTPELDVIDTSTYRVIARIPQVSPFSPNLAVDQDEVWFTLKDTGKTQIISAQPPFKTIATLETGPITNHVTLIENSKGKFAYVTVGGKNEVLVYQRGSGAEPKLVSTIQVGDLPHGIWGSGDGKRVYIGLENGDAVQAIDTATNRVIATIPVGQLPQALVYVPGAASSDAGTASLKPFSTATDALHIEMVSASSASPSTHASVVVNPIGPIDNLQIAATGLTPKQGYRLMLTGASSSQELVVFTAGPGGVGIAQTFGPLKHAVDPAQSSDSFALEVWTLDADGKHHVVLHEAPRH is encoded by the coding sequence ATGCGCATCGCACTGATACCCGCGCTGCTTGGCTTAAGCTTGTGCGGCGCGGCGCAATCCGTCGACCGCGTCTACACCGCGGACCAAACCTCCAACACCGTTAGCGTGATCGATCCCGTAGCGAACCGGCTTCTTGGCGAGATTCGGCTGGGCGAAAACGTGCCCACGGCTATCAGTCCGCTCTACCGAGGCCAGCTTCTGGTGCACGGGTTGGGCTTTTCGCCCGACCACAAGACGATCGACGTCATCTCGATCGGATCGAATGCCGTTACGTTGATTGACACGCAGAGCAACACCGTCAAGGGCACGGTCTATGTCGGACGGTCGCCGCACGAAGGATTCTTTACCTCGGACGGCAAAGAACTATGGGTGGCGGTACGTGGAGAAAACTACGTCAGCGTCATCGATCCGATCGCAATGAAGGAAGTCCGCCGCATTGAAACCGCGAATGGACCTGGGATGGTCCTGTTCCGTCCCGACGGCAAGCTTGCTTTCGTCCCCTCCAGTTTCACGCCGGAGCTCGATGTTATCGACACCTCCACCTATCGCGTCATCGCTAGAATTCCCCAGGTCAGCCCGTTCTCGCCAAATCTGGCCGTTGATCAAGACGAGGTGTGGTTCACCCTGAAAGATACTGGCAAAACCCAGATCATCAGCGCGCAGCCTCCGTTTAAAACCATCGCGACTCTCGAGACCGGACCGATCACCAACCACGTAACCCTGATCGAAAACAGCAAAGGAAAATTCGCCTACGTCACCGTAGGTGGGAAGAATGAGGTGCTTGTCTACCAGCGCGGATCGGGCGCGGAACCGAAGCTGGTAAGCACAATTCAAGTTGGAGACTTGCCGCACGGCATTTGGGGCTCGGGCGATGGAAAGCGCGTTTACATTGGCCTCGAGAACGGCGACGCCGTCCAGGCCATCGACACTGCCACGAACCGCGTCATTGCGACGATTCCAGTAGGGCAACTGCCCCAGGCGCTAGTCTACGTTCCCGGCGCCGCCTCCTCAGATGCAGGAACAGCGAGTCTGAAGCCATTCAGCACTGCAACCGACGCTCTGCACATCGAGATGGTCTCGGCTTCGTCAGCGAGTCCGTCGACTCACGCCAGCGTAGTCGTGAATCCGATCGGCCCGATTGATAACCTGCAGATCGCGGCCACAGGCCTCACTCCGAAGCAGGGGTATCGCCTCATGCTCACCGGCGCATCGAGTTCCCAGGAGCTTGTGGTCTTCACTGCCGGACCCGGCGGCGTCGGCATTGCGCAGACCTTCGGGCCGTTGAAGCATGCCGTCGATCCTGCCCAAAGCAGCGATTCGTTTGCGCTGGAAGTTTGGACACTCGACGCGGATGGAAAACACCATGTCGTACTTCACGAAGCTCCGCGCCATTGA